The genomic segment TTGCGACCGTCCGACCAGGCCATCGATCACGGCGCGTCCGAGGTGGCGGTCGGCGACGCGCACGGTCTCCCCATGGAGGATCACGCGCCGGAAGATGTCGTTGGGCTCCACCGGAAACGGACGTTCGAGCCGCTCGGTCGACTGTCCTTCGAGACGCCCCTTCAGCCACAACTTGGCGTTGAGCGGATCCCACGTGTAGACCTCGCAGACCGGATAGCGCAGGACCTGGCGGGCGATCGTGAGAATGCGGTCGATGACATTGTCGACCGGCACCAGTTCGGCCAGCGAGCGCGAGCTCTCATAGATCGTCTGCAACTGCGAGCGCGATCGCTCCAATTCCGAGGTGCGCTCGTTCAACTTGTCCATCGCGTTGAGCAACCGTTGTGAGAACATCCCAATGATGCCGTTGGCCACACCCATAACCGCGGTAAACATCCACATCATCACCATGCGGAAAATGAGATCGGGCAGCGCCGACACGCCATCGACCAGCAGGCAGGGCACGGCATAAAGCGCGGTCACCGCCGCCGCCGCCGTCAGTCCCAAACGCAGCCCCTTCTGGTAGCCGACGTAGGGCACCAGAACGTAGAACAGCACGAAGAAATCGCTCGCGATACCGCCGGTCAGATAGATGAGCGCGGTCACCGCCAGCAAATCGACGGCATAGATGCCCCAGAACCAGGAGTCAAAGCGCAACCGCCGCCACTTCACCAGGAGCGCGGGGACCAACGTCAGGATGCCGTAGAGCCCGGCGATCAACCACCATCGCAGTTCGCCTACCAACGGCGGCGTCGACACCATCATGTGATAGACAATCCCGAGAAAGGCAAGGGAGCGCACCGCCCAATACA from the Burkholderiales bacterium genome contains:
- a CDS encoding sensor domain-containing diguanylate cyclase codes for the protein MEPLYWAVRSLAFLGIVYHMMVSTPPLVGELRWWLIAGLYGILTLVPALLVKWRRLRFDSWFWGIYAVDLLAVTALIYLTGGIASDFFVLFYVLVPYVGYQKGLRLGLTAAAAVTALYAVPCLLVDGVSALPDLIFRMVMMWMFTAVMGVANGIIGMFSQRLLNAMDKLNERTSELERSRSQLQTIYESSRSLAELVPVDNVIDRILTIARQVLRYPVCEVYTWDPLNAKLWLKGRLEGQSTERLERPFPVEPNDIFRRVILHGETVRVADRHLGRAVIDGLVGRSQLTVPMVCEGKPVGLLNCESPHPGAFSQNDEEVLSVLAASAAMALVNADLHQQMEKLTIIDELTGVYNYRYFRTRLEDEQRRAARYSTPLSLIMVDIDWFKGLNDRFGHQIGNVVLRQLSHVITACVRDVDVVARYGGEEFIVILPQTATDEAHRIGERIRRKVETSEFGPDSTGRSIPLTVSVGISCFPDNGRPEDDLVESVDQALYRAKGGGKNLVCAA